The Borrelia hispanica CRI genome has a window encoding:
- a CDS encoding CheR family methyltransferase has product MEIKEIYLDEHNVGSRLKGKDSVNLDFKVVSFNIGDDSYLVDIMQVKEIRKSNNFTYVPNAKKYVVGLDNLRGEIISIIDLRIMFNLKIVKKEFEDVMVLRNNDLLIGVIVDKVNNVFSIDSSLIQDPHPVLFQETLIHYMRGVVEYGSKLYIVLDVGKIFNYDNDIEEKEFLLEESKNTCDKIGTSGHEEQSISSDNNYLELSGASASNHVLSSKDNLDDLRVIKENLFKYSFNASLVSDDFLKRIRVKLDIANINDLAYDNFLSEFYSKSSGQLWNERYLKEFKEEIVQQHVNNMSNIGTILNVFEIGCGEGKETISFVNVLYESYKNPFKVTAIDNDFNKVIGTSNLVFLESEINLSEIYRRNSFEQTSGVYKFKPEIMNSILFEYSDAILSEFPENLGIVFLRDILCFLNDDGQILILNAIVEKSVRGALLILGDNEELKNNDLFVKDKSVKYFNLYKRI; this is encoded by the coding sequence ATGGAAATAAAAGAGATATATTTAGATGAACATAATGTTGGTAGTCGTCTTAAAGGAAAGGATTCTGTTAATTTAGATTTTAAAGTGGTATCTTTCAACATTGGGGATGATAGTTATTTGGTAGATATCATGCAAGTTAAAGAGATTAGAAAGTCTAATAATTTTACATATGTTCCTAATGCTAAAAAATATGTGGTTGGTCTTGACAATTTAAGAGGGGAAATAATTTCTATTATTGATTTGAGAATAATGTTTAATTTGAAAATCGTTAAAAAAGAGTTTGAAGATGTTATGGTGCTTAGAAATAACGATCTATTAATAGGAGTTATTGTTGATAAGGTTAATAATGTTTTTTCAATTGATTCTTCTTTGATTCAAGATCCTCATCCTGTTTTATTTCAAGAAACATTGATACATTATATGAGGGGTGTAGTTGAATATGGTTCAAAATTGTACATTGTTCTTGATGTTGGTAAAATTTTTAATTATGATAATGATATAGAAGAGAAAGAATTTTTATTGGAAGAGAGTAAAAATACATGTGATAAGATAGGTACTTCTGGGCATGAAGAGCAGTCGATATCTTCTGATAATAATTATTTGGAGTTATCAGGAGCATCTGCTAGTAATCATGTGTTATCTTCTAAGGATAATTTAGATGATTTAAGGGTGATTAAAGAAAATCTTTTTAAATATTCTTTTAATGCATCCTTGGTGAGTGACGATTTTTTAAAGAGGATAAGAGTTAAATTAGATATTGCAAATATTAATGATTTAGCTTATGATAACTTCTTAAGTGAATTTTATTCAAAATCATCGGGTCAATTATGGAATGAGCGGTATTTAAAGGAATTTAAGGAGGAAATTGTTCAACAGCATGTTAATAATATGAGTAATATTGGTACTATTTTAAATGTTTTTGAAATTGGATGTGGTGAAGGAAAAGAGACAATATCTTTCGTGAATGTTTTGTATGAGTCTTATAAAAATCCTTTTAAAGTAACGGCTATTGATAATGATTTTAATAAAGTTATAGGTACTTCTAATCTGGTTTTCTTGGAATCTGAGATTAATTTGAGTGAGATTTATCGAAGAAATTCCTTTGAGCAAACTTCAGGAGTTTATAAATTTAAGCCAGAGATTATGAATAGTATTTTATTTGAATATTCAGATGCCATTTTATCAGAATTTCCAGAAAATTTGGGAATTGTGTTTTTAAGAGATATTTTATGTTTCTTGAATGATGATGGTCAAATTTTAATTCTGAATGCAATTGTAGAAAAATCTGTTAGAGGTGCTCTTTTGATTTTGGGAGATAATGAAGAACTTAAGAATAATGATCTTTTTGTAAAAGATAAGTCTGTAAAATATTTTAACCTATATAAGAGGATTTAA
- a CDS encoding methyl-accepting chemotaxis protein yields the protein MKLKLRVRILLIVSMLIAIFISVLFIGFGMLINSSLIAQQLDLMQNLIGNVKNSLTSYLYSMEERVKVTSMYLDSVERFESIARSKPKRIEAILDQIEILVKTGRGNNLMITDKLGKIIFTTAVKDNSDYGVSVADKEYFLKLQASSYMYNSSVLLADSGSIEEVLMKDISKIKNESGQIPYLLIGVPLRDNVTNDIFGYFMIFYAFDYLYNSFKGIRFGTLNSGRAMVFDETGSFMIHHKWTPGDNFVKSNTYYERVFKNCYEDLIQKNKEISFGRYVDPFDDEYIGFAQRVKCKLSGVSFIVYLRANRADFYYMPKLTTFILSIGFVITLIVLGFVTIYLVGKLSSALNGILNYSEKLASGDFTVTSHALRWDTEEIHKLYDDLGLLRENFSSVAKIINENLDYLYENAIQIANASQNLSSGAVEQASTLEEMTANIEQISQGVTENTYNASTTESIAVNTNEKTKEGYQSVTKAIQAMEIITDKISIIDEITRQTNLLALNASIEAARVGDKGKGFEVVAAEVRKLADQSKESAREIIDIANKSLTIASKAGNNFKQIVPGMEETAGLVKNITRESSNQRNQIVQFKNAIEQVSQLVQTTASSSENLSAMSERMLESVKHLKDSVDYFKIDQ from the coding sequence ATGAAACTGAAGCTAAGAGTTAGGATATTACTTATTGTTAGTATGCTTATAGCAATTTTTATTTCTGTATTATTTATTGGATTTGGAATGTTAATTAATTCAAGTTTGATAGCGCAACAATTGGATCTTATGCAAAATCTTATTGGCAATGTCAAAAATTCACTAACTAGTTATTTATATTCAATGGAGGAGCGGGTAAAAGTTACTTCGATGTATTTAGATTCTGTAGAAAGGTTTGAATCTATTGCTAGAAGTAAACCTAAAAGAATCGAGGCTATTTTAGATCAAATTGAAATTTTGGTTAAAACGGGTAGGGGTAATAACTTAATGATAACCGATAAGTTAGGTAAAATAATATTTACTACTGCTGTTAAAGATAATAGTGATTATGGTGTTTCTGTTGCAGATAAAGAATATTTTCTTAAATTGCAAGCTTCTAGTTATATGTATAATTCTTCTGTTTTATTGGCAGATTCTGGTTCGATTGAAGAAGTTTTAATGAAAGATATTTCTAAAATAAAAAACGAATCAGGACAAATTCCTTATTTATTGATAGGTGTTCCTTTAAGAGATAATGTTACCAATGATATTTTTGGATATTTTATGATCTTTTATGCTTTTGATTATCTCTATAATTCGTTTAAAGGTATTCGTTTTGGAACATTAAATAGTGGTCGTGCTATGGTATTTGATGAGACAGGTTCATTTATGATTCATCATAAGTGGACTCCTGGTGATAATTTTGTGAAATCTAATACGTATTATGAGCGTGTATTTAAGAATTGTTATGAAGATTTGATACAAAAAAATAAAGAAATTAGTTTTGGTCGTTATGTTGATCCTTTTGACGATGAGTATATTGGATTTGCTCAAAGGGTAAAATGTAAATTATCTGGTGTTTCATTTATAGTATATTTGAGAGCTAATAGGGCAGATTTTTATTATATGCCTAAACTTACTACTTTCATTTTGAGTATAGGCTTTGTAATTACTTTAATTGTTCTTGGTTTTGTTACTATTTATCTTGTAGGTAAACTTAGTTCTGCTTTAAATGGAATTTTAAATTATTCTGAAAAACTTGCTTCTGGAGATTTTACAGTTACAAGTCATGCTTTAAGGTGGGATACTGAAGAAATTCATAAATTATATGATGATTTGGGACTTTTGAGAGAAAATTTTTCGTCTGTTGCTAAGATAATTAATGAGAATCTTGATTATCTTTATGAAAATGCAATTCAAATAGCGAATGCAAGTCAGAATTTAAGTTCTGGTGCGGTTGAACAAGCTTCTACATTGGAGGAAATGACAGCAAATATTGAACAAATATCGCAAGGTGTTACTGAGAATACCTATAATGCATCTACTACCGAGAGTATTGCTGTTAATACTAATGAGAAAACTAAGGAAGGATATCAGTCTGTTACTAAAGCCATTCAGGCTATGGAAATTATTACAGATAAAATCAGTATTATTGATGAGATAACAAGACAAACTAATTTACTTGCTTTAAATGCTTCTATTGAAGCCGCACGAGTTGGAGATAAGGGTAAGGGGTTTGAAGTTGTTGCTGCTGAAGTAAGAAAGCTTGCTGATCAAAGTAAGGAGTCTGCTAGAGAAATTATTGATATTGCAAATAAAAGTTTAACTATTGCAAGTAAAGCAGGTAATAACTTTAAGCAAATCGTTCCTGGAATGGAAGAAACGGCTGGGCTTGTGAAAAATATTACTCGTGAAAGTTCTAATCAGCGTAATCAAATTGTACAATTTAAAAATGCAATAGAACAAGTTAGTCAATTGGTTCAAACAACAGCATCAAGTAGTGAGAATCTTTCAGCGATGTCGGAAAGAATGTTGGAGAGTGTGAAACATTTAAAAGATTCTGTTGATTATTTTAAGATTGATCAATAA
- a CDS encoding ABC transporter ATP-binding protein, whose translation MMQDILVLDKVTKRYGDFVANDNVCINFKKGEIHAILGENGAGKTTLMKIIYGIHRPDGGQIFLRGRELKLKDSSESIRSGIGMVFQHFMLIAKFTAVQNIILGYEDSKFGFVNYDLVKKKIIQLSEKHGLKIDIDKPVENLSIGMRQKIEILKVLYRNADIIIFDEPTAVLTPNEINEFMNVLKILAIEGYTVILITHKIKEIKSVAQRCTVMRLGRVIGTFDVATTSEVVFTKLMIGKNTFLDMSKRQSVTYTNVLEIKNLKVKDERGILRVKNISFDLKEGEIFGIAGVEGSGQEELIDAIIGIRSIFSGDIIKKVDGKFESIKGLTVKQIIDKKIGHIPSDRQKHGLILDFNILQNIAIKSFDDVKYLKMKGNNIENDKIKFKFFNALKKQFVNFNFSVLKKVSEQLVITFDIRPRDILSKVKNLSGGNQQKVIIAREINLKPEILLAVQPTRGLDIGAIENIYEKIIEQRNAGMTVLLVSLELDELIRVCDRIAVMYDGKIIGVLEDNFDADIISKMMVGVGK comes from the coding sequence TTGATGCAAGATATATTGGTTTTAGATAAAGTTACTAAACGGTATGGCGACTTTGTTGCTAATGATAATGTTTGTATCAATTTTAAGAAGGGAGAGATACATGCAATTCTTGGTGAGAATGGTGCTGGCAAGACCACTTTAATGAAAATTATTTATGGAATTCACAGACCTGATGGCGGACAAATTTTTTTAAGAGGGCGTGAACTTAAACTGAAAGATTCAAGTGAGTCTATTCGTAGTGGTATTGGTATGGTGTTTCAACATTTTATGCTAATTGCTAAGTTTACTGCAGTTCAAAATATTATTTTAGGATATGAAGATTCAAAATTTGGGTTTGTTAATTATGATCTTGTAAAAAAAAAAATAATTCAACTTTCTGAAAAACATGGTTTAAAAATAGATATTGATAAGCCTGTTGAAAATTTAAGCATTGGAATGAGACAAAAAATAGAAATACTCAAAGTTCTCTATAGAAATGCGGATATTATTATTTTTGACGAACCTACGGCAGTACTTACGCCTAACGAAATAAATGAATTTATGAATGTTTTAAAGATATTGGCTATTGAAGGATATACCGTAATACTTATTACACATAAGATAAAGGAAATAAAATCTGTGGCACAGAGATGTACAGTTATGCGTCTTGGGAGAGTTATTGGAACTTTTGATGTTGCTACTACGAGTGAGGTAGTATTTACTAAATTGATGATAGGTAAAAATACTTTTCTTGATATGTCTAAGAGACAGAGTGTTACTTATACAAATGTTCTTGAAATTAAAAATTTAAAAGTTAAAGATGAGAGAGGTATTTTACGAGTTAAAAACATTAGTTTTGACCTTAAAGAAGGTGAGATTTTTGGGATAGCTGGAGTTGAAGGAAGTGGTCAAGAAGAGTTGATTGATGCTATTATTGGCATTAGATCTATTTTTAGTGGAGATATAATTAAGAAAGTTGATGGTAAGTTTGAATCAATAAAAGGTCTTACTGTTAAGCAAATAATAGATAAAAAAATAGGTCATATTCCGTCTGATAGGCAAAAACACGGACTTATTTTAGATTTTAATATTTTACAAAATATTGCTATTAAGAGTTTTGATGATGTGAAGTATTTAAAAATGAAAGGTAATAATATAGAAAATGATAAAATAAAGTTTAAATTTTTCAATGCTTTAAAGAAGCAATTTGTTAATTTTAATTTTTCTGTTCTTAAGAAAGTAAGCGAACAACTTGTGATTACATTTGATATTAGACCAAGAGATATTTTGAGTAAAGTTAAAAATCTATCTGGAGGTAATCAGCAAAAAGTAATTATTGCACGTGAGATTAATTTGAAACCTGAGATTCTATTAGCAGTGCAACCTACAAGAGGGCTTGATATAGGTGCCATTGAAAATATTTATGAAAAAATTATTGAGCAAAGGAATGCAGGAATGACTGTTCTTCTTGTATCTCTTGAACTTGATGAACTTATTCGTGTTTGTGATAGAATAGCTGTAATGTATGATGGCAAAATCATAGGTGTTTTAGAGGATAATTTTGATGCGGATATTATTAGTAAAATGATGGTGGGTGTAGGTAAATGA
- a CDS encoding methyl-accepting chemotaxis protein produces the protein MLKVKYKFVGYLFLCLLLVILFFSLIFKFILGNYLERYYKQLTRAQVRRAAFSVQSLLDTFYIIIDGASSNLALETMDEYSVVKNGGRMFSEMEIDRLRENSKIVLDTVKFDKKYRNRLYNILWDLKLDTFYEDFAFLDFEGNIIVTTRYENNSDFAQPESGTEYFKKAVEGYNKDKLDFVGWYTSLNEGIAGEVAVRSYYKDKKASAIVVPVHSAEDKVFLGYLVGYLLDDCIREQLDRSRFGFYNRGNLAYFDSQNYLVNPLIEYNESFKVSDSFISLLKSTLSNPPRKADVATETSVYEIQRAFLPEMGLYNYYAILPISSELGHNSGVLLARIPYEDIYGVVNSLAFKFVACSILGLIILIVILAVKIESIIVFRLNVFINLVRRMLKGNLDKTCVIGDDGYYDELSLLGVQIIKMKNAIADAITSVLKNIDYVNKASIEVANSSQGLSSSALQQASTLEEMSANIEQISDGVKMSADNSQETERIALVTDQNAHIGGEAVEESVVAMQAIVEKVSVIEEIARKTNLLALNAAIEAARAGEEGKGFAVVASEIRKLADLSKESALEIGELVEENSRLATEAGMIFRDMLPDIEKTTNLVKKISEGSYKQNEQIMQFKVALDQVGEVVQASASSSEELSSMADRMLEKAKELKEVISFFKTDDSDKFEVDDDLMKENFAPINVKSSSVVGNKANGVRDDSSMNYKSINKRVDPKKAIDVVDKDLDFDDDFSDF, from the coding sequence ATGTTAAAAGTTAAGTACAAATTTGTCGGGTATTTATTCTTATGTTTATTATTAGTAATATTGTTTTTTTCTTTGATTTTTAAGTTTATTTTGGGTAATTATTTAGAACGTTATTATAAGCAGTTAACAAGAGCTCAAGTAAGACGGGCTGCTTTTTCTGTACAATCTTTATTAGATACATTTTATATTATAATTGATGGTGCCAGTTCTAATTTGGCTCTTGAGACTATGGATGAATATTCAGTGGTTAAGAATGGTGGACGTATGTTTTCAGAGATGGAAATAGATAGGCTTAGAGAAAATTCTAAAATAGTTCTTGATACTGTAAAGTTTGATAAAAAATATCGTAATCGTTTATACAACATATTGTGGGATTTAAAACTTGATACTTTTTATGAAGACTTTGCATTTCTTGATTTTGAAGGCAATATAATTGTTACTACAAGATATGAAAATAATTCAGATTTTGCGCAACCTGAGTCAGGTACAGAGTATTTTAAAAAAGCTGTTGAAGGTTATAATAAAGATAAATTGGATTTTGTTGGTTGGTATACGTCTCTTAATGAGGGTATAGCAGGAGAAGTTGCTGTTAGATCTTACTATAAGGATAAAAAGGCTTCTGCTATAGTTGTTCCTGTACATTCGGCTGAAGATAAGGTATTTCTTGGCTATTTAGTAGGTTATTTACTTGACGATTGTATAAGAGAGCAATTAGATAGATCTAGGTTTGGATTTTATAATAGAGGAAATTTAGCTTATTTTGATTCACAAAATTATCTTGTGAATCCTCTAATAGAGTATAATGAGAGTTTTAAAGTTAGTGATTCTTTTATTAGTCTTTTAAAGAGTACGTTATCTAATCCCCCTAGAAAAGCCGATGTTGCAACTGAAACATCAGTTTATGAAATTCAAAGAGCTTTTTTGCCAGAGATGGGATTGTATAATTATTATGCTATTTTGCCTATTAGCAGTGAACTTGGGCATAATAGTGGGGTTCTTCTTGCTAGAATCCCTTATGAAGATATTTACGGTGTTGTTAACAGTTTGGCTTTTAAATTTGTTGCGTGTTCTATTTTGGGACTTATTATATTGATTGTCATTCTTGCAGTCAAAATAGAGTCCATTATTGTTTTTAGATTAAATGTGTTTATTAATTTAGTAAGAAGAATGCTTAAAGGGAATTTAGATAAAACTTGTGTTATTGGTGATGATGGATATTATGATGAACTTAGTTTGCTGGGTGTGCAAATTATCAAAATGAAAAATGCTATTGCAGATGCTATTACAAGTGTTCTTAAAAATATTGATTATGTTAATAAGGCAAGTATTGAGGTTGCAAATTCAAGTCAAGGTTTAAGTTCTAGTGCATTGCAACAGGCTTCAACACTTGAAGAAATGTCAGCTAATATAGAACAAATATCAGATGGGGTTAAGATGAGTGCTGATAATTCCCAAGAGACCGAAAGAATAGCTTTAGTTACTGATCAAAATGCTCACATAGGTGGTGAGGCTGTTGAAGAATCTGTTGTGGCTATGCAAGCTATTGTTGAGAAAGTTAGTGTTATTGAAGAGATAGCTAGAAAGACGAATTTGCTTGCTTTAAATGCAGCAATTGAGGCTGCAAGAGCTGGAGAGGAAGGTAAAGGGTTTGCTGTTGTAGCAAGTGAGATTAGAAAGCTTGCTGATCTTAGTAAAGAATCTGCGCTTGAAATTGGTGAATTAGTTGAAGAAAATTCTAGGTTAGCAACGGAGGCGGGGATGATATTTCGGGATATGTTGCCTGACATAGAAAAGACTACTAATCTTGTAAAGAAAATTTCTGAAGGAAGTTATAAACAAAATGAACAAATTATGCAGTTTAAGGTGGCTCTTGATCAGGTTGGTGAGGTAGTACAAGCTTCTGCATCAAGCAGTGAAGAGCTTTCAAGTATGGCTGATAGGATGCTTGAAAAAGCTAAGGAACTTAAAGAGGTAATATCTTTTTTCAAGACTGATGATTCTGATAAATTTGAAGTTGATGATGATTTGATGAAGGAAAATTTTGCTCCTATAAATGTTAAGAGTAGTTCAGTTGTAGGTAATAAAGCAAATGGTGTTCGTGATGATTCAAGTATGAATTATAAGTCTATTAATAAAAGGGTCGATCCTAAGAAAGCTATTGATGTTGTTGATAAGGATTTAGATTTTGATGATGATTTTTCAGATTTTTAA
- a CDS encoding ABC transporter permease: MINNYRFREVIMTFISSPMFINFFSFFLGILIVGLIVLVLGYSPLKMYFIMIEVMFLSPKHLGYIISYATPLILTGLSIGIALKVGLFNIGVESQFMLGSIAALIGGIFFEFVPLLHVVVVLFFAFLVSGILGVLIGYLKIKFNINEVISGIMFNWILFHINNIIIDLPVIKKGDSDLSKPIRESAFIDFFGSWKLSSEGLAYRGEHPFINDLLKAPLNFGIIIGIVVAVLMWILLNKTMLGFKISSIGYNILASYRVGIDIKKVLMFVMFLAGALSGLAGAIQVMGVNKGIFKLSYMEGTGFNGIAVALIGNNSPIGIIFSSILFSILIYGSSRVQSLMGLSSSIVSLMIGIVVIVISASHFLRKVFLEAIKGVKRTNISN, from the coding sequence ATGATTAATAATTATAGATTTAGAGAAGTCATTATGACATTTATAAGTTCTCCAATGTTTATTAATTTTTTTTCATTCTTTTTAGGAATTTTAATTGTTGGTTTAATAGTGTTAGTTCTTGGATATTCTCCTTTGAAAATGTATTTTATAATGATAGAGGTTATGTTTTTGTCTCCTAAACATTTAGGATATATTATAAGTTATGCTACGCCTTTGATTTTGACGGGGCTTTCAATTGGCATTGCATTAAAAGTGGGACTTTTTAATATTGGTGTTGAGAGTCAATTTATGCTTGGTTCAATTGCAGCTTTAATAGGTGGAATTTTTTTTGAGTTTGTTCCTTTATTACATGTGGTTGTTGTTTTGTTTTTTGCATTCTTAGTATCAGGAATTTTAGGTGTTTTAATTGGTTATTTAAAAATCAAGTTTAATATAAATGAAGTGATTTCAGGGATAATGTTTAATTGGATTTTATTTCATATAAATAATATAATTATAGATTTGCCCGTTATTAAAAAAGGTGATAGTGATTTATCCAAGCCAATTCGAGAGAGCGCTTTTATTGATTTTTTTGGTTCTTGGAAACTTTCATCTGAAGGACTTGCTTATAGAGGAGAGCATCCATTTATTAATGACTTGTTAAAAGCACCTCTTAATTTTGGAATAATTATTGGTATTGTTGTTGCTGTTTTAATGTGGATTTTATTGAATAAAACGATGCTTGGATTTAAAATAAGTTCTATAGGATATAATATTTTAGCGTCTTATCGTGTGGGAATTGATATTAAGAAGGTTTTGATGTTTGTTATGTTTCTTGCAGGGGCTCTTTCTGGTCTTGCAGGTGCTATACAAGTTATGGGTGTTAATAAGGGAATATTTAAGCTTTCGTATATGGAGGGAACGGGTTTTAATGGTATAGCCGTTGCTTTAATAGGTAATAATTCTCCAATAGGGATAATATTTTCAAGTATTTTATTCTCAATTTTAATTTATGGTAGTAGCAGAGTTCAGAGTTTAATGGGTCTTTCTTCTTCAATTGTATCTTTGATGATAGGGATAGTGGTGATTGTGATTTCTGCTAGTCATTTTTTAAGAAAGGTGTTTTTGGAGGCAATTAAAGGTGTTAAACGCACTAATATTTCTAATTAG
- a CDS encoding ABC transporter permease, protein MLNALIFLISETLVNSQTLILAGLGGLISEKSGIINVGIEGTMALGAFVGATVAYCYGSPLFAIFAGGLSGLLLSLLHAIFTIFLKSDQVITGMAINFIGPSIAMLFGTLIFGSASTPPIDVKLPILFDGVLDKKSIIFQIFGKRYSLYIAIMCVIFFYIMFKYTKIGLRIKASGEAPEVLKSLGVNVVMIRFFCVLFSGLFAGVAGAVLSTVIASSYMQGIVGGQGFIAIVMVIFGNWQPFGILMGSFLFSFIRTLVVMTSQISFFSVFVPLKILIILPYIVIILSLMFFANNNYTPQALGLPCRED, encoded by the coding sequence GTGTTAAACGCACTAATATTTCTAATTAGCGAAACTCTTGTGAATTCTCAAACTTTGATTTTGGCTGGACTTGGTGGACTTATAAGTGAGAAAAGTGGAATAATTAATGTTGGCATTGAGGGTACAATGGCCCTTGGTGCATTTGTTGGTGCTACAGTTGCATATTGTTATGGCAGTCCTTTATTTGCAATTTTTGCTGGAGGTTTATCAGGTCTCCTTCTGTCACTTTTACATGCTATTTTCACTATTTTTCTTAAATCAGATCAGGTAATCACTGGAATGGCTATTAACTTTATAGGGCCGTCTATTGCTATGTTATTTGGGACTTTGATTTTTGGTTCTGCATCAACCCCTCCAATAGATGTTAAGTTACCTATACTTTTTGATGGGGTTTTGGATAAGAAGTCTATTATATTTCAAATTTTTGGAAAAAGATATTCACTCTATATTGCAATAATGTGTGTCATTTTTTTTTATATAATGTTTAAATATACTAAGATTGGACTTAGAATTAAAGCTAGTGGTGAGGCCCCAGAAGTTTTAAAGTCTCTTGGAGTTAATGTTGTTATGATTAGATTTTTTTGTGTTTTATTTAGTGGTTTATTTGCAGGGGTTGCTGGGGCAGTTCTCTCGACTGTCATTGCTTCAAGTTATATGCAGGGAATTGTTGGTGGTCAAGGTTTTATTGCTATTGTTATGGTAATTTTTGGAAATTGGCAACCTTTTGGAATTTTAATGGGTAGTTTTTTATTTTCTTTTATAAGGACTCTAGTTGTTATGACATCTCAAATTTCTTTTTTTTCTGTATTTGTTCCTCTTAAAATATTAATTATTTTACCGTATATTGTTATAATTTTAAGCCTTATGTTTTTTGCAAATAATAATTATACTCCTCAAGCTTTGGGTTTACCTTGTAGAGAAGATTGA
- a CDS encoding response regulator: protein MIQKTTIATDAASKPRGINYDTGVPFNVLIVDDSVFTVKQLTQIFTSEGFNVIDTAADGEEAVVKYKNHYPNVDIVTLDITMPKMDGMTCLDNIIEFDKNAKVIMISALGKEQLVKDCLIKGAKTFIVKPLDRAKVLQRVMSVFVQ from the coding sequence ATGATCCAGAAAACTACAATTGCTACGGATGCTGCAAGTAAACCAAGAGGTATTAATTATGATACAGGAGTTCCTTTTAATGTTTTGATTGTGGATGATTCGGTTTTTACCGTAAAGCAACTTACTCAAATTTTTACTTCTGAAGGATTTAACGTCATTGATACTGCTGCTGATGGTGAAGAAGCTGTGGTTAAGTATAAAAATCATTATCCTAATGTCGATATTGTTACTCTTGATATTACTATGCCAAAAATGGATGGAATGACATGTCTTGATAATATTATTGAATTTGATAAAAATGCTAAAGTAATAATGATTTCTGCTTTGGGGAAAGAGCAGTTGGTTAAGGATTGTTTGATTAAGGGTGCAAAGACGTTTATTGTAAAACCTCTTGATAGAGCCAAGGTTCTTCAAAGAGTTATGTCTGTATTTGTCCAATGA
- a CDS encoding chemotaxis protein CheX gives MRIDYIEPFLDAASSVLRDMLLVDDIQMGSPGLKSINQKIKGVSVIVGLAGSVEGSIIIDMDIDTALFVASKLNFEEYVNFDDEETKEMVAATLTEVGNIIAGNFVTTLHSKGFVFDITPPAFIYGENMKISNKGSEALIVPFTLPDNKIIEVNIAIRERV, from the coding sequence ATGAGGATAGATTATATAGAACCATTTTTAGATGCTGCTTCTTCAGTTTTAAGAGATATGTTGCTTGTCGATGATATTCAAATGGGCAGTCCTGGGCTTAAATCAATAAATCAAAAGATAAAGGGAGTTTCTGTTATCGTAGGGCTTGCAGGTTCTGTTGAAGGAAGTATTATTATTGACATGGATATTGATACTGCACTTTTTGTTGCATCTAAATTAAATTTTGAAGAGTATGTTAATTTTGATGATGAGGAGACTAAGGAAATGGTAGCAGCAACTCTTACAGAAGTTGGTAATATTATTGCTGGTAATTTTGTTACTACTCTACATTCTAAGGGTTTTGTGTTTGACATAACTCCTCCAGCTTTCATTTATGGAGAGAATATGAAGATAAGTAATAAAGGATCTGAAGCATTAATAGTACCTTTTACTTTGCCAGATAATAAAATTATTGAAGTTAATATTGCAATAAGGGAGAGGGTTTGA
- a CDS encoding HAD family hydrolase produces the protein MKIKACIFDMDGTLINSIMDIASSMNFALKKLGYREIQTEEFNTLVGKGYSKLIENTLKHLNINLNDKHLNDNLYQEFVKAYNQNLYFHTKTYDGIPELLKKLNSLNIPIGILSNKNHEELLIITKEIFQDIKFFEVRGYSSKFEAKPDPENALDMIIELNLMPQEIAYIGDSDVDMLTAQNAGFLPIGVSWGFRTIQELKENGAKYILNNPFELLDIIK, from the coding sequence ATGAAAATCAAAGCTTGCATTTTTGATATGGATGGAACTTTAATAAACAGCATCATGGATATTGCATCATCAATGAACTTTGCTTTAAAAAAATTAGGATATAGAGAAATTCAAACAGAAGAATTTAATACTCTGGTTGGAAAAGGATATTCCAAATTAATAGAAAACACTCTCAAGCATCTAAATATCAATCTAAATGACAAGCATCTTAATGACAATCTTTATCAAGAATTTGTAAAAGCATACAATCAAAATTTATATTTTCACACAAAAACATATGATGGAATACCAGAACTTTTGAAAAAACTAAACTCACTAAATATCCCTATTGGAATTTTAAGTAATAAAAACCATGAAGAATTACTAATAATCACAAAAGAAATATTTCAAGACATCAAATTTTTTGAAGTCAGAGGTTATTCATCAAAATTCGAAGCAAAACCAGATCCTGAAAATGCCCTTGATATGATTATAGAACTCAATCTTATGCCACAAGAAATAGCATATATTGGTGATAGTGATGTTGATATGTTAACTGCTCAAAATGCTGGTTTTTTACCCATAGGAGTCTCATGGGGATTTAGAACAATACAGGAATTAAAAGAAAACGGAGCAAAATACATATTAAATAATCCATTTGAACTCTTAGACATAATCAAATGA